The following coding sequences are from one Archocentrus centrarchus isolate MPI-CPG fArcCen1 chromosome 4, fArcCen1, whole genome shotgun sequence window:
- the usp46 gene encoding ubiquitin carboxyl-terminal hydrolase 46: protein MTVRNIASICNMGTNASALEKDIGPEQFPINEHYFGLVNFGNTCYCNSVLQALYFCRPFRENVLAYKAQQKKKENLLTCLADLFHSIATQKKKVGVIPPKKFISRLRKENDLFDNYMQQDAHEFLNYLLNTVADILQEEKKQEKQNGRLKNNGTAVTTEAETENKTEPTWVHDIFQGTLTNETRCLNCETVSSKDEDFLDLSVDVEQNTSITHCLRDFSNTETLCSEYKYYCETCCSKQEAQKRMRVKKLPMILALHLKRFKYMEQLHRYTKLSYRVVFPLELRLFNTSGDAVNLDRMYDLVAVVVHCGSGPNRGHYITIVKSHGFWLLFDDDIVEKIDAQAIEEFYGLTSDISKNSESGYILFYQSRE from the exons ATGACTGTCAGAAACATCGCCTCCATTTGTAATATG GGCACCAATGCCTCTGCTCTGGAGAAAGACATCGGCCCGGAGCAATTCCCAATCAATGAACACTACTTTGGATTGGTCAAC TTTGGAAACACATGTTACTGCAACTCCGTTCTCCAGGCTCTCTACTTCTGCCGGCCTTTCCGGGAGAATGTGCTGGCCTACAAAGcccagcagaagaagaaggagaaccTGCTCACATGCCTGGCTGACCTCTTCCACTCCATCGCCACGCAGAAGAAAAAAGTCGGTGTCATACCGCCGAAGAAATTCATCTCCCGCCTACGGAAAGAGAATG ATCTGTTTGACAACTACATGCAACAAGATGCCCACGAATTCCTCAACTACCTGCTGAACACGGTGGCCGATATCCTGCAAGAGgagaaaaagcaggaaaagcagaacGGGCGCCTCAAGAACAACGGCACCGCTGTCACCACGGAGGCCGAGACGGAGAACAAGACGGAGCCCACATGGGTTCATGATATCTTCCAAGGCACACTGACCAACGAGACGCGCTGTCTCAACTGCGAAACG GTGAGCAGCAAAGATGAGGATTTTCTGGATCTTTCCGTGGATGTGGAGCAGAACACATCAATAACCCACTGTCTCAG GGACTTCAGTAACACAGAGACTTTGTGCAGTGAATACAAATACTACTGTGAGACATGCTGCAGCAAGCAGGAAGCGCAGAAACG GATGCGTGTGAAGAAACTTCCCATGATCCTGGCGCTACACCTCAAGAGGTTTAAGTACATGGAGCAGTTGCACCGCTACACCAAGTTGTCCTATCGGGTGGTTTTCCCACTAGAACTCCGTCTCTTTAACACGTCTGGGGATGCAGTCAACCTGGATCGCATGTATGATCTGGTAGCCGTGGTGGTGCACTGTGGAAG TGGCCCAAATAGAGGTCATTACATCACTATAGTGAAGAGTCATGGCTTCTGGCTGCTGTTTGATGATGACATTGTGGAG AAAATTGATGCCCAGGCTATCGAGGAGTTTTACGGTCTTACCTCAGACATCTCAAAGAACTCTGAGTCGGGATACATCCTCTTCTACCAGTCCAGGGAGTGA
- the spata18 gene encoding mitochondria-eating protein produces MADTLRRLTNTSSFSVLQDKLESWHKDYHVISCDQNLNRCCELIELTAKIQGQLFAILNLTAAEGGHYAGVDTLKTRLLPWLGTCFSMARPTVSEDTSLQLIQDSVEKDRKIRELSASHENDMQKLETQLCSTQLQLESVRAELLDAQKDLDETKSKSATNLLATEDEIFQLKADLRSAQEQVEIYKRKLETLDDYERQIRLLRDEVSYLNTEKVMLQERLVRSRSPSPLSRHSRSSSPGRSESPTRAQLTNSSRHARLVSRFSDLYVVERLNAQALLRRYIPDLEMVQRIIFIAVVESFKTAKLAYRQFRLRVRKTLSTSHFGPESLEDAAVDYIVRNLDLYDVQASINDAISAMNVNPRISFPPEVDFVLISSLIRETCKVAFTMQTLDPPLDLAFASDGELYNDIKYRRSYDSEFTAPLVMYHVWPALMEKNTVIVKGEAVTRSGALWSRSRSRSRSISPVRSRSLSPTHSLAFNSRRSLSPGRLRASHL; encoded by the exons ATGGCTGACACTTTAAGGAGATTGACCAACACATCTTCATTCAGCGTCTTACAGGACAAGCTCGAGAGCTGGCACAAAGACTACCAT GTGATTTCCTGTGACCAGAATCTGAACAGATGTTGTGAGCTGATTGAACTCACTGCCAAGATCCAGGGCCAGCTATTTGCCATCCTTAACCTCACAGCTGCAGAAG GAGGACACTATGCCGGAGTAGACACTCTGAAAACACGACTGCTGCCGTGGCTTGGAACCTGTTTCTCAATGGCGAGGCCCACAGTCAGTGAAGACACAAGCCTACAGCTCATCCAG GATTCAGTGGAGAAGGACAGAAAGATCAGGGAGCTCTCTGCTTCCCATGAGAATGACATGCAGAAGCTGGAGACTCAGCTGTGCTCCACTCAGCTACAGCTAGAGTCAGTCAGAGCTGA GCTGCTTGATGCTCAGAAGGACCTGGATGAGACAAAGAGCAAATCAGCTACGAATCTTCTGGCCACTGAGGATGAAATATTCCAGCTGAAAGCTGA CTTGAGATCCGCACAAGAGCAGGTAGAGATTTACAAAAGGAAGCTGGAAACGCTCGACGACTACGAGCGGCAGATCCGCTTGTTGAGAGACGAAGTGTCTTACCTGAACACAGAGAAGGTCATGCTGCAAGAAAG GTTGGTGAGGAGTCGTTCTCCAAGCCCTTTGTCCAGGCACAGCCGCTCTTCCAGCCCCGGGAGGAGCGAGTCACCCACCAGAGCCCAGCTCACTAACTCCTCCCGCCACGCCCGCCTCGTATCGCGCTTCAGTGACCTGTATGTTGTGGAGCGTCTGAATGCCCAGGCCCTGCTTCGACGCTACATTCCTGACTtggagatggtccagagaatcATTTTTATTGCAGTTGTG GAATCTTTCAAGACAGCAAAACTGGCTTACCGTCAGTTCAGGCTAAGAGTCAGAAAGACACTGTCCACATCTCACTTTGGGCCAGAAAGTCTAGAAGATGCAGCTGTGGACTACATCGTCAGGAACCTGGACCTTTATGATGTTCAGGCCAGCATTAAT GACGCCATCAGTGCTATGAATGTAAACCCTCGGATCTCCTTCCCGCCAGAGGTGGACTTCGTCCTCATCAGTTCCTTGATCAGAGAGACATGCAAGGTGGCCTTCACCATGCAGACACTGGACCCTCCACTGGACTTGGCCTTTGCCAGTGATGGAGAACTATACAATGATATCAA GTACCGGCGCAGCTATGACTCTGAGTTCACTGCTCCTCTGGTGATGTACCATGTTTGGCCAGccttaatggaaaaaaacactGTAATAGTGAAGGGCGAGGCCGTGACTAGAAGTGGTGCTCTG tgGAGTCGAAGCCGCAGCAGAAGCAGGAGTATCAGCCCTGTGCGCTCTCGCTCTCTCAGCCCAACTCACAGCCTT GCATTTAACAGCAGAAGAAGCCTGTCTCCCGGACGTCTTAGAGCTAGCCACCTGTGA
- the sgcb gene encoding beta-sarcoglycan — protein sequence MASEQESSNGPVKKSMREKAIERRSINKEHNSNFKAGYVPIEEERLHKTGLRGRKGNMAICIIILLFLLALINLIITLVIWTVIRIGPNGCDSMEFHESGLLRFKQKADMGIVHPLHKSTVGGRKDQDLVIVGNNNPVVFQQGTTKLSVEKDKTSIVSDVGISFTDPRTQTTFFSTDFENHEFHLPKGVKVLSVKKASTERITSSAASDLNIKGDSAIIRGNEGVNIMGRTIEFKMGGNIELRAENSIVLNGSVMFNATRIPNSAGDLYFNEGHERYKLCMCEDGTLFRVRVKFTNMGCQTSDNPCKKAH from the exons ATGGCGTCCGAACAG GAGAGCTCCAACGGGCCAGTGAAGAAGTCCATGCGAGAAAAGGCCATAGAAAGACGCAGCATCAACAAGGAGCACAACAGTAACTTCAAAGCAGGCTATGTACCCATAGAGGAAGAGCGTCTTCATAAGACAGGCCTAAGAGGACGCAAGGGAAACATGGCTATTtgcatcatcatcctcctcttcctccttgccTTAATTAATCTAATT ATCACACTGGTTATATGGACAGTGATCCGCATCGGTCCGAATGGGTGCGACAGTATGGAGTTCCATGAGTCTGGCCTGCTGCGCTTCAAGCAGAAAGCAGACATGGGTATTGTCCACCCGCTGCACAAGAGCACAGTAGGAGGCCGTAAAGACCAGGACCTGGTCATTGTTGGTAACAACAACCCG GTAGTCTTCCAGCAAGGCACTACGAAGCTGAGCGTAGAAAAGGACAAGACCTCAATTGTCAGTGACGTTGGCATATCCTTCACGGACCCTCGGACACAGACCACATTCTTCAGCACCGACTTTGAAAACCACGAGTTCCATCTTCCCAAAGGAGTCAAAGTCCTCAGTGTTAAAAAGGCTTCCACAGAAAGG ATCACCAGCAGTGCAGCATCTGACCTGAACATTAAAGGAGATTCAGCTATCATTCGCGGTAATGAGGGGGTCAACATCATGGGCCGGACCATCGAGTTCAAAATGGGTGGAAACATTGAGCTCAGGGCT GAGAACAGCATCGTGCTCAATGGATCAGTTATGTTCAATGCCACGCGTATTCCAAACTCTGCGGGAGATCTGTATTTCAACGAAGGCCATGAGAGGTACAAGCTCTGCATGTGTGAAGATGGGACTCTGTTCCGTGTgcgggtcaaatttaccaacaTGGGTTGCCAGACTTCAGATAACCCATGTAAGAAGGCTCATTAG